A part of Planctomycetia bacterium genomic DNA contains:
- a CDS encoding PPC domain-containing protein has protein sequence MLSLRRIFLVSALVASANAASAQRIHQIESVLPRVAQRGTSLDVVIRGVQLVEPREIIFYRPGIRCTAIGPVTEILSDKGLPVKFGLAHGGRIDEEIRCRFEIALDAPLGEHPFHLCRATSITMIGSIHVTPFPVVDEMERGLNSNDTREKAIDIVPNVTVRGGIKQQAVPDVDLYRVAVKAGQRIAVEVDVVRITDTRIGASEVDMAVRILDESGVELGAADDSALHTQDPILAVKIPRDGFVFIEVKQSTYTPITAPAFSFGGIQYSLHVGTNRRPLAAYPPGGPIGSHFVVKFLGDPLGEHATAVTMAAEPGTFESFADAPSALPLRASPYPNVLEAVPTPAQLQARAKLPPSARATRVEQLPTALNGIIAEPGELDSFRLSVKKGSRWRVRAFASALGSPLDPVVRLRPIEADGSLGPVELEGDDSTPQERDIFGHYPRSGGGFKDVLDPSLIWAPKADGDYVLEITDTAGGGSPVSVYRVEIEPASDGLACVLFWQGTQAHQGSNQGLSIRVEGMQGNTYAGEIEIVAHGLPEGVKFVCPRIPKGTPLPIFEWPMQLVTTAAAPLGSALISLEARAVDGSQTVRSEFQSKAPFIYQVGGDSFHLIQLQQVAFAVNDPAPFSIEVPPPTTALVRNGELAVPVKIRRRNGFTEPITLDFLWLPTGVGKEAALTIPDGQSEAVLKMSAASNAKLGDWALSVKASAVLDPKRAGVTITSDFVTLTVAESFVELAAQPDSLRRGERKRYVWTVKSKNPFDGSATAKLLGLPKGVTQIGTPPTLTKETAEIAFEIEATDEALLGPIAGVSCEVVLQAGGQEIHQRSGSATLRIDPKL, from the coding sequence ATGCTCTCACTACGTCGAATATTTCTCGTGTCGGCACTCGTCGCCTCGGCGAACGCTGCGAGCGCGCAACGGATTCATCAGATCGAGTCGGTGCTGCCGCGCGTAGCGCAGCGCGGCACCTCGCTCGACGTCGTGATACGAGGCGTGCAACTCGTCGAGCCGCGCGAGATCATATTCTACCGGCCGGGCATCCGCTGTACGGCGATCGGTCCGGTCACGGAGATTCTCAGCGATAAGGGCTTGCCGGTGAAGTTCGGCCTCGCGCATGGCGGGCGCATCGACGAAGAAATTCGTTGTCGATTCGAGATTGCGCTGGATGCTCCGTTAGGCGAGCACCCGTTTCATCTTTGCCGCGCGACCTCGATCACGATGATCGGCAGCATCCATGTGACGCCGTTTCCCGTCGTCGATGAAATGGAGCGCGGCTTGAACTCTAACGACACACGCGAAAAAGCGATCGACATCGTCCCGAACGTGACGGTGCGCGGCGGCATCAAGCAGCAGGCCGTCCCGGATGTCGACCTGTATCGCGTGGCGGTGAAGGCCGGCCAGCGGATCGCGGTCGAAGTCGACGTGGTTCGCATTACCGACACGCGGATCGGCGCTTCGGAAGTCGACATGGCGGTGCGCATCTTAGACGAATCCGGAGTCGAGCTCGGTGCCGCCGACGACAGCGCTTTGCATACTCAAGATCCTATTCTCGCGGTGAAGATTCCGCGCGACGGCTTCGTCTTCATCGAGGTCAAGCAGTCGACTTATACTCCGATCACGGCTCCGGCGTTTTCTTTCGGCGGTATTCAATACAGCCTGCATGTCGGCACGAACCGCAGGCCCTTGGCCGCGTATCCGCCCGGTGGACCGATCGGCAGTCATTTCGTCGTGAAGTTCTTGGGCGATCCCTTAGGCGAGCACGCCACGGCCGTTACGATGGCTGCCGAGCCCGGCACGTTCGAGTCCTTCGCCGATGCTCCCTCGGCGTTGCCGCTGCGCGCGAGCCCGTATCCGAACGTGCTGGAAGCGGTGCCGACGCCTGCTCAGCTTCAAGCCCGAGCGAAGCTTCCTCCCTCGGCTCGGGCCACCCGTGTCGAGCAGCTTCCCACGGCCCTCAACGGCATCATCGCCGAGCCCGGCGAGCTCGACTCGTTTCGTCTGTCGGTGAAGAAGGGGAGCCGATGGCGCGTTCGCGCGTTTGCTTCGGCTTTGGGTTCGCCGCTCGATCCGGTCGTGCGCCTTCGTCCGATCGAGGCGGATGGAAGCCTAGGCCCGGTCGAACTCGAAGGAGACGATTCCACGCCGCAAGAGCGCGATATCTTCGGCCACTATCCGCGCAGCGGCGGCGGCTTCAAAGACGTGCTCGATCCTTCCCTCATTTGGGCTCCGAAAGCCGACGGCGATTACGTGCTCGAAATCACCGATACGGCCGGCGGCGGCTCGCCGGTCTCGGTCTATCGCGTCGAAATCGAACCCGCTTCCGACGGCTTGGCTTGTGTCCTATTTTGGCAAGGTACGCAAGCCCATCAAGGCAGCAACCAAGGGTTGTCCATTCGCGTCGAAGGGATGCAGGGGAATACTTACGCCGGCGAGATCGAGATCGTCGCGCACGGACTTCCGGAGGGGGTCAAGTTCGTGTGTCCGCGAATTCCGAAGGGAACTCCGCTACCGATCTTCGAATGGCCGATGCAATTGGTAACCACGGCCGCCGCGCCTCTCGGCTCGGCGTTGATCTCGCTCGAAGCGCGAGCCGTGGATGGCTCGCAAACAGTACGCAGCGAGTTTCAATCCAAAGCTCCATTCATCTATCAAGTCGGCGGCGATTCGTTTCACTTAATTCAACTGCAACAGGTGGCTTTCGCCGTAAACGATCCGGCTCCGTTCTCGATCGAAGTTCCACCTCCGACGACGGCGCTCGTCAGAAACGGCGAACTCGCGGTGCCGGTGAAAATCCGCCGCCGCAACGGTTTTACGGAGCCGATCACGCTCGACTTCTTATGGCTTCCCACCGGCGTCGGCAAGGAAGCGGCCCTGACCATTCCCGATGGTCAAAGCGAAGCGGTGTTGAAAATGAGCGCCGCGAGCAACGCCAAGCTCGGCGATTGGGCTTTGTCCGTCAAAGCTTCCGCGGTGTTGGATCCGAAGCGAGCGGGCGTCACCATCACCTCCGACTTCGTAACTCTGACCGTCGCGGAGTCGTTCGTCGAACTCGCGGCTCAGCCCGACAGCCTGCGGCGCGGCGAACGCAAACGCTACGTCTGGACCGTGAAATCGAAGAACCCGTTTGATGGCTCGGCGACGGCAAAGCTGCTCGGCCTGCCGAAAGGGGTGACCCAGATCGGCACGCCGCCGACACTCACGAAAGAGACCGCTGAAATCGCGTTCGAGATCGAAGCGACCGACGAAGCGTTGTTGGGCCCCATCGCCGGCGTCTCGTGCGAAGTGGTGCTTCAAGCCGGCGGCCAGGAGATTCACCAACGCTCCGGTAGCGCCACATTGCGTATCGATCCGAAACTCTAA
- a CDS encoding DUF1501 domain-containing protein, which translates to MHFSLSNQAAPNHRGCADFRRVSRRQAMQVGVFGALGLTLSDLLRLEAAEPAGSGAFTQAAGSQKKSSAKALSVIQLNLGGGFPHHESFDPKPEAPAEYRGPFGVVKTKGGEIFSDKFPKTSAIADRLTVVRSVVGRIPDHALATYHLFTGYTPTTVIDYPQMASIVSHELGPRGELPPYIAIPSKGPFDGGTGFLSSTFGPFEINADAAQPKFKVRDFSTGGLAPERFQRRLGARDIVQGRLRDLEADATTLDTMDGFYKQACTLLTSEAAQKAFTLDGETEETFQLYGRDVPGLIGPDLRYHPKGLAQRLILARRLVEAGTRFVTLSYGGWDSHVDLTKNCLDQMPALDHAIAGLIEDLDRRGMLDTTLFWLTSEFGRTPKINQTSGRDHWARCYSMLLAGGGFTRGQIYGASDSTGAEPARDAVPLEDLMFTIYHQLGIDADKELVAFGTRPIEIIKDGKLVKGLLA; encoded by the coding sequence ATGCACTTTTCGCTTTCGAATCAAGCCGCTCCCAATCATCGCGGCTGCGCCGATTTTCGCCGCGTCTCGCGACGCCAGGCCATGCAGGTCGGGGTGTTCGGGGCACTCGGTTTGACGCTGAGCGACCTGTTGCGATTGGAAGCCGCGGAACCAGCCGGTTCGGGTGCGTTTACGCAAGCGGCGGGCTCGCAAAAGAAGTCGTCGGCGAAAGCACTCAGCGTCATCCAACTCAACTTGGGAGGCGGTTTTCCTCACCATGAATCGTTCGACCCTAAGCCGGAAGCGCCGGCCGAGTATCGCGGCCCGTTCGGTGTCGTGAAGACGAAGGGAGGCGAAATCTTTAGTGACAAGTTTCCGAAGACGTCGGCCATCGCCGATCGACTGACCGTGGTCCGCAGCGTCGTCGGTCGGATTCCCGATCATGCGCTGGCGACCTATCATCTGTTTACCGGTTACACGCCGACGACCGTGATCGACTACCCGCAAATGGCCTCGATCGTTTCGCACGAGCTCGGCCCGCGCGGCGAACTGCCTCCGTATATCGCGATTCCCAGTAAAGGCCCTTTCGACGGCGGAACCGGTTTTCTCAGCAGCACGTTTGGTCCGTTCGAAATCAATGCCGACGCGGCACAGCCGAAGTTCAAGGTGCGCGACTTCTCGACCGGCGGTCTCGCTCCCGAACGATTTCAGCGCCGTTTGGGTGCGCGCGACATCGTGCAGGGACGTCTGCGCGACTTAGAAGCCGATGCCACGACGTTGGACACGATGGACGGCTTCTACAAGCAGGCCTGTACTCTGCTCACCTCCGAGGCCGCGCAGAAAGCGTTCACGCTCGATGGGGAAACGGAAGAAACCTTCCAGCTCTACGGTCGCGACGTTCCCGGCCTCATCGGGCCGGATTTGCGATATCACCCGAAGGGCTTGGCTCAGCGCTTGATCTTGGCGCGGCGCTTAGTCGAAGCCGGCACGCGGTTCGTCACGTTGAGCTACGGTGGTTGGGATTCGCACGTCGATCTCACAAAGAACTGTTTGGATCAGATGCCCGCACTGGATCATGCGATTGCCGGGCTGATCGAAGATCTTGATCGCCGCGGCATGCTCGACACGACCCTCTTCTGGCTGACCTCGGAATTCGGACGAACCCCGAAGATCAACCAAACCAGCGGCCGCGACCACTGGGCGCGCTGCTACTCGATGTTGCTTGCCGGCGGCGGCTTCACGCGCGGCCAGATCTACGGCGCCAGCGATTCGACGGGCGCCGAACCGGCCCGTGATGCGGTGCCGCTCGAAGATCTGATGTTCACGATCTATCACCAGCTAGGCATCGATGCCGACAAAGAACTCGTCGCTTTCGGCACGCGGCCTATCGAAATCATCAAGGACGGAAAATTGGTGAAAGGTTTGTTGGCATGA
- a CDS encoding FecR domain-containing protein, translating into MTDLERLRQLADRNADGTAATAEAAELSALLRNRPDLQDAYLGYLDTHALLCWEFRNGAEQAVADSTAPSRAVAAPKSKVAAWLPWSMAAAATVVAVAALLRPFELAEAETSLAPPPSTIATNAASSNAIVALLVDEAGAEFAAGRAPQGVRVGPGEYELLKGVVHLRFAEGADLVLAGPARLAVTDSLHVRLDFGKVRVIAPPTAKGFTIGTPTADYVDLGTEFGLRVEQDGASDLYVFDGRVNIAEPRSGRVLAEVVEGKSSRCVLGGLVGPAPEMKESDFPNPGAIGFVRWQEYERRMSDDRELLAFFPFRRTTDDSLLTNSQSNHAMSDGRIVGARWTLGRWPGKEALLFERNSDFVQLEVPGEHRELTIAVWLKLDRLDFELNTILNSDRSDRGDVHFQLTRQGLPRGGLLGHPVYDHFVGNPVPVGKWAHVAMAISVDARTQRIYVNGKLARDRPFLGNDVIRPGSCRLGNWLPGENWADSVRALRGRVDEVAIWSRALSEDELKHLVEAGRPELFWNEESPVVAAHR; encoded by the coding sequence TTTCGCAACGGCGCGGAGCAAGCGGTCGCTGATTCGACAGCGCCGTCGCGAGCGGTTGCGGCACCGAAATCGAAAGTCGCCGCATGGTTGCCTTGGAGCATGGCTGCCGCTGCGACCGTGGTTGCGGTCGCGGCATTGTTGCGACCCTTCGAACTAGCCGAGGCCGAAACTTCGCTCGCCCCACCGCCGAGTACCATTGCCACGAACGCCGCGAGCTCGAACGCGATCGTGGCGCTGTTGGTCGACGAGGCAGGTGCGGAATTCGCCGCGGGGCGCGCGCCGCAAGGAGTTCGTGTCGGTCCCGGCGAATATGAATTGCTCAAAGGGGTCGTCCATTTGCGGTTTGCCGAAGGGGCCGACCTCGTGCTCGCCGGCCCGGCCCGGTTGGCCGTGACCGACTCGCTTCACGTACGCCTGGATTTCGGCAAGGTTCGGGTCATCGCTCCGCCGACGGCGAAAGGCTTTACGATCGGCACGCCGACCGCCGACTACGTCGACCTCGGGACCGAATTCGGTTTGCGAGTCGAGCAAGACGGAGCCAGCGATCTCTATGTGTTCGACGGCCGAGTCAATATCGCCGAGCCTCGGTCGGGCCGGGTTCTCGCCGAGGTCGTCGAAGGAAAGTCGTCGCGATGCGTGCTCGGCGGCTTGGTCGGTCCGGCTCCGGAGATGAAGGAGAGCGACTTTCCGAATCCCGGCGCTATCGGTTTCGTCCGTTGGCAAGAATACGAACGACGCATGAGCGACGACCGTGAACTGCTGGCCTTCTTTCCTTTCCGTCGCACGACGGACGACTCTCTCCTGACGAATTCGCAGAGCAATCACGCCATGAGCGATGGCCGGATCGTCGGAGCGCGTTGGACCTTGGGACGCTGGCCCGGGAAGGAAGCCTTGCTCTTCGAGCGCAATTCCGATTTCGTCCAACTGGAAGTTCCCGGCGAGCATCGAGAGCTGACGATCGCCGTCTGGCTCAAGCTCGACCGCTTGGATTTCGAGCTCAACACGATCTTGAATTCCGATCGTTCGGATCGAGGCGACGTTCACTTTCAATTGACGCGGCAAGGCTTGCCGCGCGGTGGACTGCTCGGTCATCCGGTGTACGATCATTTCGTCGGCAATCCCGTACCGGTCGGCAAATGGGCACATGTCGCGATGGCGATTTCCGTCGATGCTCGGACGCAGCGGATCTACGTGAACGGAAAGTTGGCTCGCGATCGACCCTTTCTCGGCAACGACGTGATTCGCCCGGGAAGTTGTCGCCTCGGCAATTGGCTGCCGGGAGAAAATTGGGCCGATTCGGTTCGCGCGCTGCGGGGCCGTGTCGATGAAGTCGCGATTTGGAGTCGAGCGCTGTCGGAAGACGAATTGAAACATCTGGTCGAAGCCGGTCGGCCGGAGTTGTTCTGGAATGAGGAATCGCCTGTCGTTGCGGCACATCGGTGA